Genomic window (Gemmatimonadota bacterium):
ATTCCCGAGAGTCGGGGGGGGCATCGGTACGCCGAGGGGAAGTGGAGCATCCGTGAGGCCGTCGGGCACATGATCGACACCGAGCGCGTCTTCAGTTATCGCGCGATGTCGTTCGCCCGGGGCGACGAGACCCATCTGCCCGCGTTCGACGAAAATACGTGGGTCGCGAACGGGTTCTTTGACGAGCGGTCACTGGCGTCGCTTGCCGACGAGTTTCGCGCGGCGCGCGCCGCGTCACTGGCCCTGCTGGGCCACCTGAATGCCACCGAGTGGTCGCGGGTGGGCAAAGCCAGCGTCGCCCACATGTCGGTGCGTGCGGCCGCGTGGGTCATCGCCGGCCACGAGCTGCACCACGTCGGCATCCTCAAGTCGCGCTACCTGTAGCCGACTGGGCAAGCGTCCGACGAGTACCCCGCGCCCACGGGAAGCGCTCACGCGCCCCGGGGTGGCGCGGTCGCAGCGTCGATCTGTTCGATGGGGGGCCGTTGAACGACATGGTTAAGCGACTATAATGCGGCGTCGGCTGGGTGGTGTCGGGATCGCGGGGCCGACCCTACCTCATTCCCCTAATTGGCATGCGCCGTTCAACGTTCCTCCTGCTGGCCGCCTTCACTGCCGCCGAAGCGCAGGACGCACCAAAGCCGCGTGAGTTCACGTCGGACCTGGGTTTCGTCAGCACAACCGGCAACTCCGAGGTGACCACGTTCAATTTGGGCGAGAAGCTCATCCTCCGCGCAGGGAAGTGGGAGCACAAGCAACAGTTCGGGGCCGTAAACAGTGCGCAGGATGGCAAGCAGACCTCGAACCTGCTCTTCGCCAACTGGCGGTCGGACTTCAGCTTGTCGAAGAACCTGGCCGTGTTCGGCTTCTTTGGCTACGAT
Coding sequences:
- a CDS encoding DinB family protein, producing the protein MPTRPDYTQRPAVGEHAPYYSTYVSHVADGDILATLAAQHDHTQVLLRGIPESRGGHRYAEGKWSIREAVGHMIDTERVFSYRAMSFARGDETHLPAFDENTWVANGFFDERSLASLADEFRAARAASLALLGHLNATEWSRVGKASVAHMSVRAAAWVIAGHELHHVGILKSRYL